One genomic window of Candidatus Thorarchaeota archaeon includes the following:
- a CDS encoding DsrE family protein, protein MPSLYIIGQWGPEAAERCYGPFVTGTTAQAQNVDATIFLMMDAVWLMKKGVAEKIKAPGFPPLPELIDTFLEAGGKIEVCSNSATFRKLDEKDLRDSRITIAGAATMIDGILKHDRVIVF, encoded by the coding sequence ATGCCCTCACTATACATTATTGGACAGTGGGGTCCTGAGGCGGCTGAGCGCTGCTACGGCCCCTTTGTAACAGGCACAACGGCTCAGGCTCAGAACGTCGATGCCACAATATTCCTCATGATGGACGCCGTCTGGCTCATGAAGAAGGGGGTCGCTGAGAAGATCAAGGCTCCGGGGTTCCCACCTCTTCCGGAACTCATCGACACCTTCCTTGAGGCAGGCGGCAAGATTGAGGTGTGCTCGAACTCGGCGACGTTCAGAAAACTCGACGAGAAGGACCTGAGAGACTCCAGGATCACAATCGCTGGCGCCGCCACCATGATTGACGGCATACTCAAGCACGATAGGGTAATTGTCTTCTAG